A genomic region of Thermocrinis sp. contains the following coding sequences:
- a CDS encoding CTP synthase has protein sequence MANYIFVTGGVLSSLGKGVSSAAIASLLEEMGYKVTLQKLDPYLNVDPGTMSPYQHGEVYVTEDGAETDLDLGHYERFTNAKMGRDNNITSGRVYFNVINRERKGDYLGATVQVIPHVTDEIKRLIRAVEKDNQVVIVEVGGTVGDIESLPFLEAIRQLGMELGRENCVYVHVTYVPYIKSVGELKTKPTQHSVKELRAIGIQPDVLICRSEYEIPEDLRRKLSLYTNVSPEAVISAHDVDYIYEVPLLFKKQGLDRWLARRLGLNFVESKSKWERITYVLRNAQKTVKVAIVGKYVSLKDSYKSLTEALIHGGIANGVKVDILWVNSEDIREEVLEEADAVVVPGGFGERGIEGKIRALNYGRLSRKPTLGICLGMQLMCVEFARNVLGLEDANSTEFDPNTKHPVIDIMEEQKNIEELGGTMRLGAYPCVLKEGTKVREIYGKEVIYERHRHRYEFNNSYREAFEKEGMVFSGLSPDGRLVEVIELKDHPWYIGCQFHPEFKSKPFEPHPLFVSLIRTAKEKKEL, from the coding sequence GTGGCAAATTACATTTTTGTAACGGGTGGCGTTCTTTCTTCTTTGGGAAAAGGGGTTTCCTCCGCAGCTATAGCGTCCCTTCTGGAGGAGATGGGTTACAAAGTGACCCTTCAGAAGCTGGACCCTTACCTAAACGTAGATCCCGGAACTATGAGCCCATACCAGCACGGTGAGGTTTACGTTACGGAGGATGGTGCAGAAACAGATCTTGATCTTGGGCACTACGAAAGATTCACCAATGCAAAGATGGGAAGGGATAACAACATAACATCCGGTAGAGTTTATTTCAATGTAATAAACAGGGAGAGGAAAGGGGACTATTTGGGGGCTACTGTTCAAGTCATACCACATGTAACGGACGAGATAAAGAGGCTCATAAGAGCAGTAGAAAAGGACAACCAGGTGGTTATAGTTGAAGTAGGCGGAACTGTGGGAGACATAGAAAGTCTTCCTTTCTTAGAAGCCATAAGACAGCTTGGTATGGAGCTTGGCAGAGAAAACTGTGTTTATGTGCATGTAACCTACGTCCCCTACATAAAAAGCGTGGGAGAGTTAAAGACTAAGCCAACACAACATTCGGTAAAGGAGCTCAGGGCCATAGGCATTCAGCCAGACGTTTTGATATGCAGATCCGAATATGAGATCCCAGAAGATTTAAGACGGAAGCTCTCCCTTTACACGAATGTTAGCCCTGAGGCAGTTATATCTGCCCACGATGTGGATTACATATACGAAGTGCCCCTTCTTTTTAAGAAGCAGGGGCTGGACCGGTGGCTGGCAAGAAGGCTTGGTTTAAACTTCGTAGAGTCCAAGAGTAAGTGGGAGAGGATAACCTACGTGCTAAGGAACGCTCAAAAAACGGTAAAAGTGGCAATAGTTGGCAAGTACGTAAGCTTAAAAGACTCTTACAAAAGTCTGACCGAAGCCCTGATCCATGGAGGTATAGCAAACGGTGTAAAGGTGGATATTCTTTGGGTTAACTCTGAGGACATTAGGGAAGAAGTTTTGGAAGAGGCGGATGCTGTGGTGGTGCCAGGTGGCTTTGGGGAAAGGGGGATAGAGGGTAAAATAAGAGCTTTGAACTACGGAAGGCTGAGCAGAAAGCCCACGCTGGGTATATGCCTTGGTATGCAACTTATGTGTGTGGAGTTTGCAAGGAACGTGTTGGGCTTAGAAGATGCTAACTCTACGGAGTTTGATCCAAACACCAAACATCCTGTAATTGACATTATGGAAGAGCAGAAAAATATAGAAGAATTAGGTGGAACTATGCGCCTTGGTGCCTATCCGTGCGTGTTAAAGGAAGGCACAAAGGTAAGAGAAATATACGGAAAAGAAGTGATCTATGAAAGACACAGACACAGGTATGAGTTTAACAACTCTTACAGAGAAGCCTTTGAAAAGGAAGGTATGGTATTTTCGGGTCTTTCTCCTGACGGTAGGCTCGTGGAAGTTATAGAGCTAAAGGACCATCCTTGGTATATAGGCTGTCAGTTTCATCCAGAATTCAAAAGCAAGCCTTTTGAACCACACCCTCTGTTTGTTTCTCTGATAAGAACAGCAAAGGAAAAGAAAGAACTATAA
- a CDS encoding fasciclin domain-containing protein: MLRHLIRAKKRMLLKKAIFLGFAVGLPMVALSYGVVHAGMHQKKAQANIVETAKQAGQFNTLLTALKEAGLEETLATKCCFTVFAPTDEAFAKIPKKDLDALLKDKEALKKVLLYHVVEGKVYSKQLKEGDVKTLQGQNAKVTLKGGPKINDANIVKTDIEASNGVIHVIDKVILPPN; this comes from the coding sequence ATGCTTAGACACCTTATCAGAGCAAAGAAGCGCATGCTTCTTAAGAAGGCTATATTTTTGGGCTTTGCTGTTGGGCTGCCAATGGTAGCTCTAAGCTACGGTGTGGTGCACGCTGGTATGCACCAAAAGAAGGCCCAAGCCAACATAGTTGAAACTGCAAAACAGGCAGGTCAGTTCAACACCCTTCTCACAGCTCTCAAGGAAGCTGGCTTAGAAGAGACCTTAGCCACCAAGTGTTGCTTTACAGTCTTTGCCCCCACCGACGAAGCTTTCGCAAAGATCCCAAAGAAAGACCTCGATGCTCTGCTAAAGGACAAGGAAGCCCTCAAAAAAGTGCTTCTTTATCACGTAGTGGAAGGTAAGGTGTATTCAAAACAGCTAAAGGAAGGAGATGTTAAAACTCTACAAGGACAGAACGCAAAGGTAACTCTTAAGGGCGGACCAAAGATAAACGACGCTAACATAGTAAAAACGGACATAGAAGCATCCAACGGCGTGATCCACGTAATAGACAAGGTCATACTCCCACCCAATTAA
- the mtaB gene encoding tRNA (N(6)-L-threonylcarbamoyladenosine(37)-C(2))-methylthiotransferase MtaB — translation MRFSVINLGCRSNYFDGEFIAQRLLQKGYVRTNGEADIYIINTCTVTSEADRSSRQQIYRVKRENPEAIVVATGCYAQTNPQALASLKEVDLVIGNSHKDMLVEILEEYLQSKGKAVFVENIFKQNSLKNFDLVVFFEKARPFLKVQEGCNNFCTFCVIPYARGKLRSVPVQKVIQQVKLLAEKGFKEVVLSGTQLTQYGWDLGTNLYELIKELLTVNGIEIFRLSSLYPSEIDPKLLDLILTEERIAPHFHLSLQSGSDRILDRMERGYTVEDYKRLVEKILKKRPLSAIGTDIIVGFPTESEEDFKETYRLVETLPFAYLHIFSYSDRPYTKASRMSPKVKQEVIKERVKLLKALDEKKRREFKKAMEGKTLRALIIEKGRALTENYIHLEDPNFEDVGNIRLVRI, via the coding sequence GTGAGATTTTCTGTCATAAATCTTGGGTGCAGAAGCAACTACTTTGACGGTGAGTTTATAGCCCAAAGACTACTACAAAAAGGCTACGTAAGAACTAACGGTGAGGCGGACATTTACATAATAAATACCTGCACGGTAACCTCAGAAGCGGATAGATCTTCCCGTCAGCAGATATACAGAGTCAAAAGGGAAAACCCAGAGGCGATAGTTGTAGCCACAGGATGTTATGCTCAAACAAACCCGCAGGCGCTTGCAAGCCTAAAAGAGGTGGATCTTGTAATAGGTAACTCCCACAAGGATATGCTGGTAGAAATACTAGAAGAATACCTGCAATCAAAGGGTAAAGCGGTATTTGTGGAAAACATCTTTAAACAGAATAGTCTAAAAAACTTTGACCTTGTTGTCTTTTTTGAGAAAGCAAGACCCTTTCTAAAGGTTCAGGAAGGATGCAACAACTTTTGTACTTTCTGCGTTATACCTTACGCGAGGGGAAAGCTAAGGAGCGTGCCTGTGCAAAAGGTCATACAGCAGGTAAAGCTACTTGCAGAGAAAGGATTTAAAGAGGTGGTGTTAAGCGGCACCCAGCTTACTCAATACGGATGGGACTTGGGCACAAACCTGTACGAGCTCATAAAAGAGCTACTTACTGTGAATGGTATAGAAATCTTCAGACTTTCCTCTCTGTATCCTTCGGAAATAGACCCCAAACTCCTTGACTTGATACTAACTGAAGAAAGAATAGCTCCACACTTTCACCTCTCCCTGCAAAGTGGTTCTGACAGAATCCTAGACCGCATGGAAAGGGGCTATACAGTTGAGGATTATAAAAGGCTTGTGGAAAAAATACTGAAAAAAAGACCTCTGTCTGCCATTGGCACGGACATAATCGTAGGCTTTCCCACAGAAAGTGAAGAAGATTTTAAGGAAACTTATCGCTTGGTTGAAACTCTTCCCTTTGCATACCTTCATATCTTTAGCTATTCAGACAGGCCCTATACCAAAGCAAGCAGAATGTCACCAAAAGTAAAGCAAGAAGTTATAAAAGAAAGGGTGAAACTGCTGAAGGCTCTGGATGAAAAGAAAAGACGAGAGTTTAAAAAGGCTATGGAAGGAAAAACATTAAGAGCTTTGATCATAGAGAAAGGTAGGGCTCTTACTGAAAACTATATCCATTTGGAAGATCCAAACTTTGAAGATGTGGGAAACATAAGGCTTGTAAGGATATAA
- a CDS encoding YebC/PmpR family DNA-binding transcriptional regulator has product MAGHSHWAQIKHKKAKADAQRGKLFTKLIREITVAVRQGGPNPETNPRLRTAIENAKKANMPMETVERAIKKGTGELGGENYEEVIYEGYGPGGVALMILATTDNRNRTTSEIRHVLSKHGGNLGSSGCVSFLFDRVGLIEVPKDSISEDELYEKALEAGAEDILVGDVAYTIYTLPEELYQVKEKLQSLGVQIEKAEVTYKPNSTVSITDPETAKKLLKLLDALEELDDVKEVIANFDMAEELIGGV; this is encoded by the coding sequence ATGGCAGGGCACAGTCATTGGGCACAGATCAAGCACAAAAAGGCAAAGGCAGACGCACAAAGGGGAAAGTTATTTACCAAACTTATAAGGGAAATAACCGTAGCGGTCAGGCAAGGAGGGCCAAACCCAGAAACTAACCCAAGGCTTAGAACAGCCATAGAAAACGCCAAAAAAGCCAACATGCCTATGGAAACCGTAGAGAGAGCCATAAAGAAGGGAACTGGAGAACTGGGAGGGGAAAACTACGAAGAGGTGATCTACGAAGGCTACGGACCGGGTGGGGTGGCCCTTATGATATTGGCTACTACAGATAACAGAAACAGGACAACTTCTGAGATAAGGCACGTGCTTTCCAAGCACGGAGGAAACCTTGGCTCTTCTGGGTGCGTATCCTTTTTGTTTGACAGGGTAGGTCTTATAGAGGTTCCAAAAGATAGCATTTCGGAAGATGAACTTTACGAAAAGGCTTTGGAAGCAGGAGCAGAAGACATCTTAGTTGGGGATGTAGCCTATACGATCTACACCCTTCCGGAGGAGCTTTACCAAGTAAAGGAAAAGCTTCAATCCTTGGGGGTTCAAATAGAGAAGGCAGAGGTTACCTACAAGCCAAACAGCACGGTGTCCATAACAGACCCAGAAACTGCTAAAAAGCTTTTAAAACTTTTGGATGCTCTTGAGGAGCTTGACGACGTCAAAGAGGTCATAGCCAACTTTGACATGGCGGAGGAGCTGATAGGGGGTGTTTAA
- the lpxI gene encoding UDP-2,3-diacylglucosamine diphosphatase LpxI (LpxI, functionally equivalent to LpxH, replaces it in LPS biosynthesis in a minority of bacteria.), whose product MKICLVAGSGSLPSVFKKSAEKLGEEVFVVGVRGITDVDAQAYFPLGKVGSLVKLLEKQAINKIVLLGKFEHKLLFSHLLTLDGLALKILSKAKDKRAQSIIKALIEELETMGFEFIDPTPYLQDILAGRGLLNTVEPSQEALEDGLFGYDIAKEIASLDVGQTVVVKQKAVVSVEAMEGTQEAILRAGKVAGKGCRVIKVARKHQDLRIDVPTVGLQTLEALRSIKADALFLEAGKVYVVDKEKFLKLADRYKISVVGLPLEANP is encoded by the coding sequence TTGAAAATCTGCCTAGTAGCAGGGTCTGGCAGTTTGCCGTCGGTCTTTAAAAAGAGTGCGGAAAAGCTTGGAGAGGAAGTTTTCGTAGTTGGTGTAAGGGGTATTACGGACGTAGATGCTCAAGCTTATTTCCCCCTTGGAAAGGTTGGTTCTTTGGTTAAGCTTTTGGAAAAACAGGCAATAAACAAGATAGTCCTTTTGGGCAAGTTTGAGCACAAACTGCTTTTTTCACATCTTTTGACCTTAGACGGATTGGCTCTTAAGATACTCTCCAAAGCAAAGGACAAGAGGGCGCAGAGCATTATAAAGGCTCTGATTGAAGAGCTGGAGACTATGGGCTTTGAGTTTATAGACCCTACCCCCTACCTTCAGGACATCTTAGCGGGAAGAGGGCTTTTAAACACGGTGGAGCCATCCCAAGAGGCACTGGAGGATGGGTTATTTGGATATGATATAGCCAAGGAGATCGCCAGTTTGGATGTAGGGCAAACAGTGGTGGTAAAGCAAAAGGCGGTGGTGAGCGTGGAAGCTATGGAGGGGACGCAGGAGGCTATACTAAGAGCTGGAAAGGTTGCGGGCAAAGGTTGCAGAGTTATAAAGGTGGCAAGGAAGCACCAAGACCTTAGGATAGACGTACCCACGGTGGGACTTCAGACCTTAGAAGCCCTTAGGTCTATAAAGGCAGATGCCCTCTTTTTGGAAGCGGGAAAGGTTTATGTAGTGGATAAAGAAAAGTTTTTAAAGCTTGCAGACAGGTATAAGATCTCGGTGGTAGGTTTGCCCCTTGAAGCTAATCCTTAA
- the accC gene encoding acetyl-CoA carboxylase biotin carboxylase subunit produces the protein MINKILIANRGEIAVRIIRACKELGIKTVAVYSEADKESMHVKLADESICIGPAEPLKSYLDIPRIMASIEVSSADAVHPGYGFLSENPKFAQIVEVSKKIFIGPSSETLALIGDKIRAKEVAKKVGIPLVPGSDGPVDFQKALDIAKEIKYPLVVKSAGGGGGRGIRVVYDEKELREKLPLAMQESKSAFGDDRVYIEKYLVNPKHIEVQVLADRYGNVIALGERECSIQRRYQKLVEEAPSASITEEQRKMLEEMAVEFCKAINYVGAGTVEFLMDQEGNFYFMEMNGRIQVEHPVTEMITGIDIVKEQIKIAQGERLSIKRVERQGYAIELRINAEDPNTFLPSPGRIDKLFLPGGPGVRVDTHIYCGYKIPPFYDSLIAKLIVWGATREEAINRAKRAIEEFIIEGEGLRTNIDFHKRLLATREFRTAKHHVRFLEEMLL, from the coding sequence ATGATAAACAAAATCCTAATAGCCAACAGAGGAGAAATTGCGGTAAGGATCATAAGGGCTTGTAAAGAGCTGGGAATAAAAACTGTGGCAGTTTATTCTGAAGCAGACAAAGAGTCTATGCATGTAAAACTGGCAGACGAAAGCATATGTATAGGTCCTGCGGAACCCTTAAAGAGCTATCTTGACATTCCGAGAATTATGGCGTCCATTGAGGTATCTTCTGCGGATGCGGTTCATCCCGGTTATGGTTTTCTCTCTGAAAACCCAAAGTTTGCACAGATAGTGGAGGTAAGCAAGAAAATATTTATCGGTCCCTCTTCGGAAACGCTGGCGCTTATAGGGGACAAGATAAGGGCTAAGGAAGTTGCTAAGAAAGTTGGTATTCCTTTAGTTCCCGGAAGCGACGGTCCAGTAGATTTTCAAAAAGCTTTGGATATAGCAAAGGAAATAAAGTATCCTTTGGTTGTAAAGTCTGCAGGCGGTGGTGGTGGAAGGGGCATAAGGGTGGTTTATGACGAAAAAGAGCTAAGAGAAAAATTACCCTTGGCTATGCAAGAGTCAAAGTCAGCCTTTGGAGACGACAGGGTGTATATAGAAAAGTATTTGGTAAATCCCAAACATATAGAGGTGCAAGTGCTAGCAGACAGGTATGGAAACGTAATAGCCCTAGGGGAAAGGGAGTGTTCAATTCAGAGGAGATACCAAAAGCTTGTAGAGGAAGCACCAAGTGCAAGCATTACAGAAGAACAAAGGAAAATGTTAGAGGAGATGGCCGTAGAGTTCTGTAAAGCTATAAACTACGTTGGTGCTGGAACAGTGGAATTTTTGATGGACCAGGAGGGAAACTTCTACTTTATGGAGATGAACGGAAGGATCCAGGTAGAGCATCCAGTAACTGAAATGATAACGGGCATAGACATTGTAAAAGAGCAGATTAAAATAGCACAGGGGGAAAGGCTTAGCATAAAGAGGGTGGAAAGACAGGGCTATGCCATAGAGCTTAGAATAAACGCTGAAGACCCAAACACCTTTTTACCATCTCCGGGCAGGATAGATAAACTTTTTCTTCCTGGTGGTCCGGGCGTAAGGGTGGATACTCACATCTACTGTGGATACAAAATCCCTCCCTTTTATGATTCTCTGATTGCCAAACTCATAGTATGGGGCGCAACCAGGGAAGAAGCCATAAACCGGGCAAAAAGGGCCATAGAGGAGTTTATCATAGAAGGAGAAGGACTAAGGACTAATATAGATTTTCACAAAAGGCTGTTGGCAACAAGGGAGTTTAGAACCGCAAAACACCACGTACGATTTTTGGAGGAGATGCTCCTTTGA
- a CDS encoding PfkB family carbohydrate kinase: protein MKEKFRKVLEKLKDLKILVVGDLILDRYIFGTVERISPEAPVPVVEVEREEFRLGGAANVANNLSSLGVKTYLVGITGSDYGKHILKGLIRSAFIEDLTLEDSQRPTTEKTRVVSMSQQLLRIDWEDRKPISGRVLEKLLERLDVEVDGVILSDYAKGVVCEPVVKKLKEKEVFLSVDPRPVNKSLYYGADLMTPNEKEARQMAEGTSLESLGWTLKKELNLKTLVITLGPKGMALFDKEYTNFPARAKQVYDVSGAGDTVVAVLTASYLASGDWYLACELANLCAGIVVGKLGTASITLSEILNAIEER, encoded by the coding sequence ATGAAAGAGAAATTTAGAAAGGTCCTTGAAAAGCTAAAGGACCTTAAAATCCTCGTAGTGGGAGACCTGATTTTAGACAGATACATATTTGGAACTGTAGAGAGGATTTCGCCAGAAGCACCCGTGCCTGTGGTAGAGGTGGAAAGGGAGGAGTTTAGGTTAGGTGGTGCAGCTAACGTGGCTAATAATCTTTCTTCCTTAGGGGTGAAAACTTACCTGGTGGGGATCACAGGTTCAGACTACGGCAAGCACATACTGAAAGGCCTTATTCGATCTGCCTTTATAGAAGACCTTACGTTAGAGGACAGCCAAAGACCGACCACCGAAAAGACAAGGGTGGTTTCTATGTCCCAACAGCTTCTAAGAATAGACTGGGAAGACAGAAAACCCATCTCTGGAAGAGTCTTAGAAAAGCTTCTTGAAAGGCTTGACGTAGAAGTGGATGGGGTTATACTGTCCGATTACGCAAAGGGAGTGGTGTGCGAGCCTGTGGTAAAGAAACTTAAGGAGAAAGAGGTTTTTCTCTCTGTAGACCCAAGGCCTGTAAATAAATCCCTTTACTATGGTGCGGATCTGATGACCCCCAATGAGAAAGAGGCAAGGCAAATGGCTGAGGGAACATCGTTGGAAAGCTTAGGTTGGACGCTAAAAAAGGAGCTTAATCTTAAAACTTTGGTGATAACCCTTGGACCCAAGGGTATGGCTCTCTTTGATAAAGAATATACCAACTTTCCAGCAAGGGCAAAGCAGGTTTACGATGTTTCTGGTGCTGGAGATACGGTTGTTGCAGTATTGACTGCTTCTTACCTTGCCAGCGGGGACTGGTATTTAGCTTGCGAGCTTGCCAACCTGTGCGCTGGTATAGTGGTAGGTAAGCTGGGCACAGCATCCATAACTCTATCGGAGATTCTAAACGCCATTGAAGAAAGGTAA